In a single window of the Penaeus monodon isolate SGIC_2016 chromosome 3, NSTDA_Pmon_1, whole genome shotgun sequence genome:
- the LOC119592549 gene encoding uncharacterized protein LOC119592549, whose translation MYRMSVQEARVQNLPAVHCCWQTGGANKNSLPVTGDRPGWLLVAGQCAGKAPTQLPVVGHTWESLTQPVRRSPVRDTLGKLVSLARGGICQDSYSGFSIWCHFPFRVTRKAGTKLESYCTVFFFVIINRKCLEVIPKCLHDAEVIAAAQGGSHVLQEAGQLLQDGRAGRSRGGDPGASEPADVHF comes from the exons ATGTACCGAATGTCTGTACAGGAAGCACGTGTACAGAACCTCCCGGCAGTGCATTGTTGCTGGCAAACAGGGGGTGCCAACAAGAACAGCCTGCCGGTGACTGGCGATCGCCCTGGTTGGCTCCTGGTGGCAGGTCAGTGTGCTGGGAAAGCTCCTACCCAGCTTCCTGTTGTTGGTCACACCTGGGAGTCGCTAACTCAGCCTGTAAGAAGAAGCCCTGTCCGTGACACCCTTGGGAAGTTAGTGTCACTTGCACGTGGCGGCATATGCCAAGATAGTTATTCTGGCTTCTCTATCTGGTGTCATTTTCCTTTTAGAGTGACAAGGAAAGCGGGAACAAAGCTGGAAAGTTATTGTACTGTGTTCTTTTTTGTGATTATAAATCGTAAGTGTCTCGAGGTTATTCCCAAGTGCCTTCACGATGCCGAAGTTATCGCAGCTGCCCAAGGCGGCTCGCACGTCCTACAG GAAGCTGGCCAACTTCTTCAAGATGGGCGTGCAGGACGGAGCCGGGGTGGTGACCCAGGGGCCTCAGAGCCAGCAGATGTACACTTCTGA